A single genomic interval of Camelina sativa cultivar DH55 chromosome 11, Cs, whole genome shotgun sequence harbors:
- the LOC104722012 gene encoding auxin-responsive protein IAA11-like: MEGGSVSGSASALSNDENLVVSCEDSSSPVGNEQLELGLTLSLGRKGYPDCRVAYADDSSSSSSSSSLSRASVIAGIKQTADSMAATSGQVVGWPPIRTYRMNSMVVNQAKTLVSEDQNSEIRQEVNKNRTDATNMRNSMFVKVTMDGIPIGRKIDLNAHKCYESLSNTLEEMFLKPKTGLSTRETDGRMETPVKILPDGSSGLVLTYEDKEGDWMLVGDVPWGMFIGSVRRLRIMKTSEATGKAQMIL; this comes from the exons ATGGAAGGCGGTTCCGTTAGTGGATCAGCTTCGGCTTTGTCAAACGATGAAAATCTCGTCGTTTCTTGTgaggattcttcttctcctgtaGGGAATGAGCAGCTTGAGCTTGGTCTTACCTTGAGCCTTGGTCGAAAAGGGTATCCAGATTGTAGGGTTGCTTACGCTGAtgattcctcttcttcttcatcatcttcttctctgagCAGAGCTAGCGTAATTGCTGGGATCAAGCAAACAGCTGATTCCATGGCCGCAACTAGTGG GCAAGTTGTGGGATGGCCACCAATAAGGACTTACAGAATGAACAGTATGGTTGTTAACCAAGCCAAGACATTGGTTTCTGAAGATCAGAACTCTGAGATTCGTCAAGAAGTAAACAAGAATAGAACTGATGCTACAAATATGAGAAATTCCATGTTTGTGAAAGTGACTATGGATGGCATTCCAATTGGAAGAAAAATTGATCTGAATGCTCATAAATGCTATGAATCATTGTCAAACACTCTTGAAGAAATGTTTCTGAAACCCAAAACAG GTTTAAGCACACGAGAAACTGATGGTCGCATGGAAACACCTGTCAAGATACTACCGGATGGGTCTTCTGGATTAGTACTAACATATGAAGACAAGGAAGGAGATTGGATGCTTGTTGGTGATGTTCCGTGGGG GATGTTTATTGGTTCCGTGAGGAGGCTTCGGATAATGAAAACATCAGAGGCTACTGGTAAAG CTCAAATGATATTatga